From one Sphingomonas sp. BT-65 genomic stretch:
- the rpsD gene encoding 30S ribosomal protein S4: protein MSKRSSAKYKLDRRMGENIWGRPKSPVNKREYGPGQHGQRRKGKMSDFGIQLRAKQKLKGYYGDVTEKQFKKAYEEASRMKGDTGQNLIGLLEQRLDMIVYRAKFAPTIFAARQLVNHGHVKVNGEKCNIGSRRIKPGETVELGGKAQEMALVMEAQSLAERDIPDYVAPDGASKITFTRVPTLDEVPYPVKMEPNLVVEFYSR from the coding sequence ATGTCGAAGCGCTCCAGCGCCAAGTACAAGCTCGATCGCCGCATGGGCGAGAACATCTGGGGTCGTCCCAAGTCGCCGGTCAACAAGCGCGAATACGGCCCCGGCCAGCACGGCCAGCGCCGCAAGGGCAAGATGTCGGACTTCGGCATCCAGTTGCGCGCCAAGCAGAAGCTCAAGGGCTATTACGGCGACGTCACCGAGAAGCAGTTCAAGAAGGCCTATGAAGAGGCGTCGCGGATGAAGGGCGACACCGGCCAGAACCTGATCGGCCTGCTCGAGCAGCGCCTCGACATGATCGTCTATCGCGCCAAGTTCGCGCCGACGATCTTCGCCGCGCGCCAGCTGGTCAACCACGGCCACGTCAAGGTCAATGGCGAGAAGTGCAACATCGGCTCGCGCCGCATCAAGCCGGGCGAGACCGTCGAGCTGGGCGGCAAGGCGCAGGAGATGGCGCTGGTGATGGAGGCACAGAGCCTCGCCGAGCGCGACATCCCCGACTATGTCGCGCCCGACGGCGCGTCGAAGATCACCTTCACCCGCGTGCCGACCCTCGATGAGGTGCCGTATCCGGTGAAGATGGAACCGAACCTGGTGGTCGAATTCTACTCGCGCTGA
- a CDS encoding S9 family peptidase has product MKHWICLAGLSAASPAAAQDFDAAAAFGAREYVEQASLSPDGTKLAYVVPLKGQGSGVFVVPLDGSAAPKAIAASDGKPERVSGCRWASNTRLLCTVYGVVRLPEGLIVSTRLTTMDHDGSNMKVLSHTRGTGEQLGYATFGGSVIDWNPGTDGQVMMIRQYVPETTTGTRLAQKQEGLGVDLVDARTLQSRTVELASRDAAEFFTDGKGNVRMMGRVQARDGYTTGVRTYSYRRKGSKAWEALSTVGPDRAGFDPYGIDPALDVAYGLRRVDGRLAAYTRALDGSGAEKLVYAHPQMDVTGFARIGRNGRIIGATYSTDIPSVEYFDPAVSKLVKSLAKALPKLPLIRVVDSSEDENRLLIWAGSDIDPGRYYLFDRTAKTLNEVALARPQLEKAKLAEMRHITYRAADGTMVPAYLTLPTQGSTKGIRAIVLPHGGPGARDDWGFDWLSQYFASQGFAVLQPNFRGSTGYGDAWFQKNGFQSWKTAIGDVNDAGRWLVSEGIADPAKLAIFGWSYGGYAALQSAATEPGLFKRVVAVAPVTDLDRFKSDSAIYSSHREVERFVGSGPHIEQGSPARHAAAIKAPVLIFHGDMDRNVAVGHAQLMHDKLKAAGAKSELVIFPGLDHYLEDSEARTQMLQKSAAFLKAP; this is encoded by the coding sequence GTGAAGCACTGGATTTGTCTGGCCGGCCTTTCCGCCGCATCGCCAGCTGCCGCGCAGGATTTCGATGCCGCGGCCGCATTCGGCGCGCGCGAATATGTCGAGCAGGCCAGCCTGTCGCCCGACGGGACCAAGCTCGCTTATGTCGTGCCGCTGAAGGGACAGGGCTCCGGCGTATTCGTGGTTCCGCTCGACGGATCGGCTGCACCCAAGGCGATCGCCGCGTCGGACGGCAAGCCTGAGCGAGTCAGCGGGTGCCGCTGGGCGAGCAACACGCGGCTGTTGTGCACCGTCTATGGCGTGGTCCGCCTGCCCGAGGGGCTGATCGTGTCGACGCGCCTGACGACGATGGATCACGACGGCAGCAACATGAAGGTGCTCAGCCACACGCGGGGGACGGGCGAACAGCTCGGCTATGCGACGTTCGGCGGATCGGTGATCGACTGGAACCCGGGAACCGACGGGCAGGTGATGATGATCCGCCAATATGTTCCCGAGACGACCACCGGCACGCGGCTCGCGCAAAAGCAGGAAGGGCTCGGCGTCGACCTGGTTGACGCGCGTACGCTCCAGTCGCGTACCGTCGAACTGGCCTCACGCGACGCCGCGGAGTTCTTCACCGACGGCAAGGGCAATGTGCGGATGATGGGGCGCGTGCAGGCACGCGACGGATACACCACCGGCGTTCGCACCTATTCCTATCGCCGCAAGGGCAGCAAGGCATGGGAGGCGCTCAGCACCGTCGGACCCGACCGGGCCGGCTTCGATCCCTATGGCATCGATCCCGCGCTCGACGTCGCCTATGGTCTGCGGCGCGTCGACGGCAGGCTCGCGGCATACACCCGCGCGCTCGACGGCAGCGGCGCCGAGAAACTGGTCTATGCCCATCCGCAGATGGATGTGACGGGCTTTGCTCGAATCGGGCGCAACGGGCGCATCATCGGCGCGACCTACTCGACCGACATCCCCTCGGTCGAATATTTCGACCCGGCGGTGTCGAAGCTCGTCAAATCGCTCGCCAAGGCATTGCCCAAGCTACCGCTGATTCGCGTGGTCGATTCGAGCGAGGACGAGAACCGGCTGCTGATCTGGGCCGGGAGCGACATCGATCCGGGCCGCTACTATCTGTTCGACCGCACGGCCAAGACGCTGAACGAGGTCGCGTTGGCGCGGCCCCAGCTCGAAAAGGCGAAGCTGGCCGAGATGCGGCACATCACCTATCGCGCCGCGGACGGTACGATGGTGCCGGCCTATCTGACGCTGCCGACACAGGGGAGCACGAAAGGGATCCGCGCCATCGTGCTGCCGCATGGCGGTCCGGGCGCGCGCGACGACTGGGGCTTCGACTGGCTGTCGCAATATTTCGCGAGCCAGGGATTCGCGGTGCTCCAGCCCAACTTCCGCGGCTCGACCGGCTATGGCGACGCCTGGTTCCAGAAAAACGGGTTCCAGAGCTGGAAGACCGCGATCGGGGACGTCAATGACGCGGGACGCTGGCTGGTGAGCGAGGGCATCGCGGATCCCGCAAAGCTCGCCATCTTCGGCTGGTCCTATGGCGGCTATGCGGCGCTCCAGTCCGCCGCCACCGAACCCGGCCTGTTCAAGCGCGTCGTCGCGGTCGCGCCAGTGACCGATCTCGACCGGTTCAAGAGCGACAGCGCGATCTATTCGAGCCATCGCGAGGTCGAGCGCTTCGTCGGCAGCGGACCGCATATCGAGCAGGGATCGCCGGCGCGGCACGCCGCCGCGATTAAGGCGCCGGTGCTGATCTTCCATGGCGACATGGACCGCAACGTGGCGGTCGGGCACGCCCAGCTGATGCACGACAAGCTCAAGGCCGCCGGCGCCAAATCGGAACTGGTGATCTTCCCAGGTCTCGATCACTATCTCGAGGATAGCGAAGCGCGGACGCAGATGCTGCAGAAGAGCGCGGCATTTCTGAAGGCCCCCTGA
- a CDS encoding M28 family metallopeptidase, translating to MRFALLALLGLAACNSAPSAPPEPELPAMPMETLKEATRILSSDEFEGRAPGTAGEKKTLDYLVQQFQKAGLQPGNPNGPNGPSWFQDVPLVAITAKNVSNLAFAGGSQPISLKYGPEFVAGTYRVTPRVEVKDSPVVFVGYGINAPEKGWNDYAGLDVKGKTVVILVNDPDWQTPEAKGEFNGRAMTYYGRWTYKFEEAARQGAAAAIIVHQTEPAAYGWNVVQSSWTGEQQVADAANGHADQSAAIGWIQLDKAKALFASGGQDFDKLAAAAKQKGFKPVALGDVKASVSFDNDIRKHASKNVIGILPGKTRPDEYVLYTAHWDHLGRCEAAPDGDDICNGAIDNATGTAALVALAEANAKAGAPDRSLVFIAVTAEESGLLGSKYYGDNPVYPLAKTVGGVNMDALNLTPPAKNVIVVGKGKSGLDAYLDRALAKQGRVASNEPTPEKGFYYRSDHFMLAKHGVPMLYFDAGDDLVEGGTAAGKAAAQDYEKNRYHGPKDEFDPNWNWAGVEKDLQIYYAVGRALASTTDWPNWVEGDEFRAARDKSRQGAK from the coding sequence ATGCGCTTCGCCCTGCTGGCCCTGCTGGGGCTTGCCGCCTGCAATTCCGCGCCGTCCGCGCCGCCCGAACCCGAGCTGCCGGCAATGCCGATGGAGACGCTCAAGGAGGCGACGCGCATCCTTTCTTCCGACGAATTCGAGGGCCGCGCGCCGGGCACCGCGGGCGAGAAGAAGACGCTCGACTATCTCGTCCAGCAATTCCAGAAGGCGGGGCTCCAGCCCGGCAACCCAAATGGACCCAATGGCCCCAGCTGGTTCCAGGACGTGCCGCTGGTCGCAATCACCGCGAAGAATGTCTCGAACCTCGCCTTCGCCGGCGGCAGCCAGCCGATCAGCCTCAAATACGGCCCCGAGTTCGTCGCCGGCACCTATCGCGTGACGCCCAGGGTCGAGGTCAAGGACAGCCCTGTCGTATTCGTCGGCTACGGCATCAACGCGCCGGAAAAGGGGTGGAACGACTATGCCGGCCTCGACGTCAAGGGGAAGACCGTGGTCATCCTCGTCAACGATCCCGACTGGCAGACTCCCGAGGCCAAGGGCGAGTTCAACGGCCGCGCGATGACCTATTACGGCCGCTGGACCTACAAGTTCGAGGAAGCCGCACGTCAGGGCGCCGCCGCCGCGATCATCGTCCACCAGACCGAACCCGCCGCCTATGGGTGGAACGTTGTCCAGTCGAGCTGGACCGGTGAGCAGCAGGTCGCCGATGCCGCCAACGGCCATGCCGACCAGTCGGCCGCGATCGGCTGGATCCAGCTCGACAAGGCCAAGGCGCTGTTCGCCAGCGGCGGGCAGGATTTCGACAAGCTCGCCGCCGCGGCGAAGCAGAAGGGCTTCAAGCCGGTCGCGCTTGGCGACGTCAAAGCCTCGGTCAGCTTCGACAACGACATCCGCAAGCATGCCTCGAAGAACGTGATCGGCATCCTCCCCGGCAAGACTCGGCCGGACGAATATGTCCTCTACACCGCGCACTGGGACCATCTCGGCCGCTGCGAGGCGGCGCCCGACGGCGACGACATCTGCAACGGCGCGATCGACAACGCCACCGGCACCGCCGCTTTGGTCGCGCTGGCCGAGGCCAACGCCAAGGCCGGCGCGCCCGATCGCAGCCTCGTCTTCATCGCCGTCACCGCCGAGGAATCGGGCCTGCTCGGTTCCAAATATTATGGCGACAACCCGGTCTATCCGCTCGCCAAGACCGTGGGTGGCGTCAACATGGACGCGCTCAATCTGACGCCCCCGGCGAAGAATGTGATCGTCGTCGGCAAGGGCAAGTCGGGCCTCGACGCCTATCTCGATCGCGCGCTGGCCAAGCAGGGCCGCGTCGCCAGCAACGAGCCGACGCCGGAGAAGGGCTTCTACTACCGCTCGGACCACTTCATGCTCGCCAAGCACGGCGTGCCGATGCTCTATTTCGACGCGGGCGACGATCTGGTCGAGGGCGGCACCGCGGCGGGCAAGGCCGCGGCGCAGGATTATGAGAAGAACCGCTACCACGGCCCCAAGGACGAGTTCGACCCGAACTGGAACTGGGCGGGCGTGGAGAAGGATCTCCAGATCTACTATGCCGTCGGCCGCGCGCTGGCCTCGACCACCGACTGGCCCAACTGGGTCGAGGGCGACGAGTTCCGCGCCGCCCGCGACAAGAGCCGCCAGGGAGCCAAGTAA
- a CDS encoding agmatine deiminase family protein → MKPTPPPEWSRHKAVWIGFPSHPELWESLGAARAEVAAFARAVHAGGAGEQVLLVAADEEAAAAARLLAGDSAKVVVTPFGDIWLRDTGVILDNQGVGHDFEFNGWGGKYNYEGDEEVGALLAEKRRIEVQPHDWVLEGGSIDWDGTGLVVTTEQCLLNRNRNPAMSMREAEERLYADLGFDRVLWLGNGLAMDHTDGHVDNLARFVGENRLAIPVPEENDPNWLVYADARRRAEAFGVEVVPIPSPGRVMHGDEVVPASYMNFYIGNAAVVIPVYGQPNDRKAVEVIGALFPGREAVGLRADHILTGGGSFHCISQQIPK, encoded by the coding sequence ATGAAGCCGACGCCGCCGCCCGAATGGTCCAGGCACAAGGCCGTATGGATCGGCTTTCCCAGCCATCCCGAGCTGTGGGAGTCGCTCGGCGCCGCGCGTGCCGAGGTCGCCGCCTTCGCGCGCGCGGTCCATGCCGGTGGCGCAGGCGAGCAGGTGCTGCTGGTCGCCGCGGACGAGGAAGCGGCGGCCGCGGCGCGGCTGCTCGCGGGGGACTCGGCGAAGGTGGTGGTCACGCCGTTCGGCGACATCTGGCTACGCGATACCGGGGTGATCCTCGACAATCAGGGTGTCGGCCACGACTTCGAGTTCAACGGCTGGGGCGGCAAGTATAATTACGAGGGCGACGAGGAGGTCGGCGCGCTGCTCGCCGAGAAGCGCCGGATCGAGGTGCAGCCTCACGACTGGGTGCTCGAGGGCGGCTCGATCGACTGGGACGGCACGGGCCTCGTCGTCACCACCGAGCAATGCCTGCTCAACCGCAACCGCAACCCCGCCATGTCGATGCGCGAGGCGGAGGAGCGGCTGTACGCGGATCTCGGTTTCGATCGCGTGCTGTGGCTCGGCAATGGCCTGGCGATGGATCACACCGACGGCCATGTCGACAATCTCGCGCGCTTCGTCGGGGAGAATCGCCTCGCGATCCCGGTGCCCGAGGAGAACGACCCCAACTGGCTGGTCTATGCTGACGCCAGGCGCCGCGCCGAGGCGTTCGGGGTGGAGGTCGTCCCGATCCCGTCACCCGGCCGCGTGATGCACGGCGACGAGGTGGTCCCGGCGAGCTACATGAACTTCTACATCGGCAATGCCGCAGTGGTGATCCCGGTCTACGGCCAGCCCAACGACCGCAAGGCGGTCGAGGTCATCGGCGCGCTCTTCCCGGGACGCGAGGCGGTCGGCCTGCGCGCCGACCATATCCTGACGGGTGGTGGGAGCTTCCACTGCATCTCGCAGCAGATTCCGAAGTAG